The Vigna unguiculata cultivar IT97K-499-35 chromosome 6, ASM411807v1, whole genome shotgun sequence genome contains a region encoding:
- the LOC114186680 gene encoding uncharacterized protein LOC114186680, protein MSSMTNHDLIIGQSHNLALGHNQQLVLNHNHSLGLSGNHDLDLGQTDDQHLGLGQTHDHELGLGIANDHDLGLGLNHDDEDDVHRYGHEDELSIDQKPEHGGHEMPIPTQNHELTITENNELSVSENQEFDENMAMTMVHNPEMSIESAEEMGVHDSELMVATSPVIQARTMAISPNYELSVGQEFPDVKSCRRALRDTAIALHFEMQTIKSDKTRFTAKCRSEGCPWRIHAAKLPGVPTFTIRTIHENHTCGGISHLGHQQASVQWVATSVEQRLRENPNCKPKEILEEIHRVHGITLSYKQAWRGKERIMAAMRGSFEEGYRLLPQYCEQVKRTNPGSIASVYGNPTDNCFQRLFISFQASIYGFLNACRPLLELDRTYLKSKYLGTLLLATGFDGDGALFPLAFGVVDEESDDNWMWFLSELHNLMETNTENMPRLTILSDRQKGIVDGVEANFPTAFHGFCMRHLSDSFRKEFNNTILVDLLWEAAQVLTILEFEAKVLEIEEISQDAAYWIRRIPPHLWATAYFEGQSFFHFSANIVESLNTWILEASGLPIIQMMECIRRQLMTWFNERRETSMQWTSILVPSAERVVTEALDRARTHQVLRATDAEFEVISHEGTNTVDIRTRCCQCRGWQLYGLPCAHAVAALLSIRQNVQRFTESCFTVANYRKTYSQTIHPIPDKSLWKEFSEAEGVVTVSDVDQLQLQLTINPPKSLRPPGRPRKKRVRAEDRGRVKRVVHCSRCNQTGHFRTTCAAPI, encoded by the coding sequence ATGTCTTCAATGACTAATCATGATTTGATAATTGGCCAGAGTCATAATTTGGCACTTGGCCATAACCAGCAACTGGTGCTGAACCACAATCATAGTTTGGGCCTCAGTGGGAATCATGATTTGGACTTGGGACAAACTGATGATCAGCATTTGGGTCTGGGACAAACTCACGACCATGAACTGGGCTTAGGAATTGCCAATGACCATGACTTGGGCTTGGGACTGAAccatgatgatgaagatgatgttcACAGGTATGGGCATGAGGATGAGCTATCCATTGATCAAAAACCAGAGCATGGTGGCCATGAGATGCCCATTCCCACACAAAATCATGAGTTGACCATAACAGAGAACAATGAGTTGTCTGTTTCAGAAAATCAGGAATTTGATGAGAACATGGCGATGACTATGGTCCACAACCCAGAAATGAGCATTGAATCTGCTGAAGAAATGGGTGTTCACGATTCCGAGCTTATGGTTGCCACATCCCCTGTAATTCAGGCTCGTACAATGGCCATAAGTCCTAATTATGAATTGTCAGTGGGACAAGAATTCCCTGATGTTAAGAGTTGCCGAAGGGCATTAAGGGATACAGCAATCGCTCTGCATTTTGAGATGCAGACTATAAAATCTGACAAGACTCGCTTCACTGCTAAATGTCGAAGTGAAGGATGTCCCTGGCGCATTCACGCAGCAAAACTCCCTGGTGTTCCAACTTTTACTATTAGGACAATCCATGAGAATCATACATGTGGAGGAATTTCACACCTTGGCCATCAACAAGCCTCTGTTCAATGGGTTGCTACTTCTGTGGAGCAAAGGCTGAGGGAGAACCCTAATTGCAAGCCAAAGGAGATATTGGAAGAGATTCATAGGGTTCATGGCATCACACTGTCATACAAGCAAGCTTGGAGAGGCAAGGAGCGTATCATGGCTGCAATGCGTGGATCTTTTGAAGAGGGATACCGCTTGCTTCCACAATACTGTGAACAGGTGAAACGCACAAATCCAGGCAGTATTGCATCTGTTTATGGAAATCCAACTGATAATTGCTTCCAACGCCTATTCATATCCTTTCAAGCGTCAATATATGGTTTTTTAAATGCTTGTCGACCACTTTTGGAGCTTGATAGAACATATTTAAAGAGCAAGTATCTTGGTACATTACTTCTAGCCACCGGATTTGATGGTGATGGAGCTCTCTTTCCTCTGGCCTTCGGTGTTGTTGATGAGGAGAGTGATGATAATTGGATGTGGTTTCTGTCAGAACTTCATAACCTGATGGAGACAAACACTGAAAACATGCCTAGGCTTACAATTTTGTCCGACAGGCAGAAGGGAATTGTAGATGGTGTGGAAGCAAATTTTCCCACTGCCTTCCATGGATTTTGTATGCGTCACTTGAGTGACAGCTTTCGCAAGGAGTTTAACAACACAATACTCGTTGATCTTCTATGGGAAGCAGCTCAAGTTCTCACCATACTTGAATTTGAAGCAAAAGTTTTAGAGATTGAAGAAATATCACAAGATGCTGCGTACTGGATTCGAAGAATTCCACCTCATTTGTGGGCCACTGCATACTTTGAGGGGCAAagcttctttcatttttcagcAAACATAGTTGAATCTTTAAACACATGGATATTAGAGGCATCTGGGCTTCCAATAATTCAAATGATGGAATGCATAAGAAGACAGCTAATGACTTGGTTCAACGAGCGGCGTGAGACCAGCATGCAGTGGACATCAATACTTGTACCTTCAGCTGAGAGAGTTGTCACAGAAGCTCTTGATCGTGCGAGGACACACCAGGTACTTCGTGCCACTGATGCTGAATTTGAGGTTATATCACATGAAGGAACAAACACTGTTGATATTAGGACCCGTTGTTGTCAATGTCGTGGGTGGCAGCTCTATGGTTTGCCTTGTGCACATGCTGTAGCTGCTCTTCTCTCTATCAGGCAGAATGTGCAGAGATTCACAGAAAGCTGTTTTACTGTTGCAAACTACAGAAAGACATACTCACAGACCATACACCCAATTCCTGATAAATCTCTGTGGAAGGAGTTTTCTGAGGCTGAGGGGGTTGTCACTGTTTCTGATGTTGATCAACTTCAACTTCAACTTACTATTAACCCTCCTAAGTCACTCCGGCCACCGGGGAGACCCAGAAAGAAACGGGTTCGGGCAGAAGACCGTGGCCGCGTAAAACGGGTTGTGCATTGTAGTCGTTGCAATCAAACGGGTCACTTTAGAACCACCTGTGCAGCTCCCATCTGA